The Gemmatimonadota bacterium genomic sequence ACATCGGGAGAGCGGGGCGTGTCAACCGAAATAACCATGGGACAGACGGGTGGGCGGACGGGTTCAGGCCGCCGGACGGACGGGTTCAGGCCGCCGGACGGACGAGGTCAGGATCTCACGAACCTCATGCCCGGCAATTGCCGTACCGCGCCTTTCAGTTCGAGCGCCAGCAGGACACCGAGCGCCTGGGAAGACGTAAGGGAGAGGGCGGTCGCCAGGTGGTCGATGTGCTTGGGATCCGAGGTGACCTGACCGTACATGGATGCCTCAACGGGCGGCAGTTCGAAATCCGGGCCGGCCGGTTCCGGTTCCGATCGGGTCGGCTCGAAACCCAGCCGGGGCGCCAGCTCGTTGATCACGTCCTCGACCCGCTGGATCAGCTTGGCCGTACCGTCCTTGATCAGCCGGTTCACCCCCTCGCTGCCGGCCGCGTTCAGCGGTCCGGGGACGGCAAAGACCTCGCGGCCCTGGTCCAGGGCGAAGCGCGCGGTGATCAGCGCTCCGCTGCGCTTGCCGGCCTCCACCACGATCGTCCCCAGCGTCGAACCGCTGATGATCCGGTTGCGCTGGGGGAAATGGACGGCGTCCGGACCGGTTCCGAAGGGGTGCTCCGTCAGCACGGCGCCATGTTCCCGGATGGATGCCATCAGCTTGCGGTTCTCCGCGGGGTACGGCCGGTCTAGGCCCGAGCCCAGCACCGCCACCGTACGGCCGTTGCCGCGCAGTGCGGTCCGGTGGGCGAGCGTGTCCACACCCCGCGCCAGGCCGCTCACGACCGTGAACCCGTATGCACTCAGTTCCGCGCTGAAGGCCTCGGCCATCCTGCGGCCGTAGGCGGTGGTAAACCGCGTACCCACGATGGCGATGGACTGTTCGTCCTCCACTTTCCAGCCGCCGGAAACGAAGAGCAGCGGCGGCGGATCGTAGATCTCGCGAAGCCGCTCGGGATAGTCCCGGTCGCGGAAGGTGACGATGCGCGCGTCGTGCCGATCGAGCAGGTGCAGCTGACGGTCGACGAAGGCCTGGTCCCGGTGGCCGCGCACCGCCCGGGCGATCCGCGGTCCCACCCCCTCGGTCTCGGCCAGTTCGTCCAACGTGGCGGACAGGACCGCGGCGGGCGAACCGAACCGGCTCAACAGCGCGTGGAACCGCGACGCCCCTACGCCCGGCACACGCGCAAGGGTCAGCCAGGATGCCAGGTCCGCCAAAGACCGGTCCGTCATAGATAGGTCCGTCATAGATAGGTCCGCCATAGATAGGTCCGCCATAGGCCGGTCCTCAATGGACGGCCATTCAGTGTAGTTTCGGGTTACGGAACTAACCGGTATTTCGTCGGCGTTTATCACCGTCCGGCGCGATTATAAGAGATTAGTCGGGCGAGTCGGATCCGATCTCGTGAAGTATCTGGCGGATTTCCCCGAGGAGTTCGGGGATGCCTTCTCCGGTGGCGGATGAGATCGCCAGCACGGGGTTGTTGCGCTGGCCCGCGTGCTTCGCGCGGACGGGATCCACGACGAGGCCGTCCAGGACGGAACGGTCTACGATCAGGTCCAGCTTGGAGAAGACGACCAGGGCGGGACGGGATAGGAGAATTGGATTGAACTGGCGGAGTTCGTTGACGAGCACTTCGTAGTCGTGCACGGGATCGGGCTGGCTCGTGTCGAGCAGGAAGACGAGGATCCGGGTCCGCTCAATGTGGCGGAGGAACTGGTGTCCGAGTCCCTTGCCTTCGTGGGCGCCCTCGATCAGGCCGGGGATGTCCGCGAGGACGAAGCGGTCGTAGTCTCCCAACTTTACGATACCCAGGTTGGGTTCGAGGGTGGTGAAGGGATAGTCGGCGATCTTGGGCCTCATGGCGGAGAGACGCGACAGCAGGGTGGATTTGCCCGCGTTTGGATGACCGACCAGCCCCACGTCGGCAATCAGCTTCAGCTCGAGTTCGAGCTGGCGTTCCTCGCCCGGATGGCCCTCCTCCCAGCGCCGGGGCGCCCGGTTGGTGGACGTGGCGAAGGCCGAGTTTCCGCGGCCGCCATGGCCTCCCCGGGCGATGACCAGAGTCTGGTCCTCCCCGACCATGTCGGAAATCACCGAGCCGGACTCCCGGTCCTTGACGATGGTCCCGGGGGGGACGCCGATGACCAGGTCCGGGGCATTCCGGCCGTGCATGTCCTTGCCCTGACCGTGGGTGCCGTTCCGGGCCCGGTACAGGTGCTGGTACTGGAAGTCGAGCAGCGTCCGCTTGCCCGGGTCGACCTGCAGGACGACATGGCCCCCGTCGCCGCCGTGTCCGCCGTCCGGCCCGCCCCGCGGCACGTTCTTCTCGCGGCGGAAGCTGCAGCAACCGTTGCCGCCGCGTCCGGCCTTTACGTGGATTCTCGCGAAATCGACGAACATGGGGAATTCCCGAAGATCCGCGTTACCCTATGCCTGCATCCGCTCGATGATGGCGGTGCCGAATTCCGAGCACTTGACTTCCTGCGCGCCGTCCATCAGCCGGGCGAAATCGTACGTCACGATCCTGCTCCCGATGGCCTTTTCGATCCCCTGAATGATCAGGTCGGCCGCTTCGTCCCAGCCGAGATAGCGCAGCATCAGTTCGCCGGAGAGGATGACGGAACCCGGGTTGACCTTGTCCTGGTTGGCGTATTTCGGCGCCGTACCGTGGGTCGCTTCGAACACGGCGTGCCCGGTCTTGTAGTTGATGTTACCGCCCGGTGCGATGCCGATACCGCCCACCTGGGCGGCCAGCGCATCGGAAATGTAATCGCCGTTCAGGTTCATGGTGGCGATGACGTCGAACTCGTCGGGGCGGGTCAGGATCTGCTGCAGGAAGATGTCGGCGATGGCGTCCTTGACGAGGATCTTGCCGTCCGGGACGTCGCCCCCGCATTCGTCCCAGCTGACCAGCCGGTCCGGGTACTCCTCCTTCGCGAGTTCGTAGCCCCATTTCTGGAAAGCGCCTTCCGTGAACTTCTGGATGTTGCCCTTGTGCACCAGGGTGACGCTCTTGCGGTTCCGCGCGATGGCGTACTCTACCGCCGCGCGGATCAACCGCTTGCTGCCGGTCTCGCTCACCGGCTTGATGGCGATGCCCGAATCGGACCGGATTTCCCATCCGAACTGCTCCCTGCAGAAGGCGATCAGCCGGGCGGCCTCGTCGCTGTAGGCCTCCTGTTCCTTCCCGGCGTACACGTCCTCCGTGTTCTCGCGGAAGATCACCATGTCCACCTTTTCGGGATGACGCACCGGACTGGGCACGCCGGTGAACCAGCGTACCGGCCGCAGGCATACGTACAGGTCGAGGATCTGTCGCAGCGCCACGTTCAGGCTGCGGATGCCGCCCCCCACGGGCGTGGTCAGGGGCCCCTTGATGCCCACCAGGTATTCCCGGAAACTGTCTACCGTCTCATCCGGCAGCCAGCTGTCCGTAAGGTTGAAGGCTTTTTCTCCTGCCAGCACCTCGTGCCACGCGATGCGCCGGTCTCCGCCGTACGCCTTGTCGACGGCGGCGTCGAAGACGCGCTGGGCCGTCCTCCAGATATCCGGTCCCGTGCCGTCGCCTTCGATAAAAGGGATGACCGGCTGGTCCGGGACGTTGAGCACGCCCCGGTCATCGATCGTTATGTGCTTTCCACCAGCGGGTGGTTGTGCAGCCATGTCGCTTTCTTCCTCCTCCGTCAGGATTCCCTCAATTGACGTAGATGTTATATGCCCAATTCGTCCAGGCTCTCCTGGTACACTGAGGCGGAAGCACGCAGCGCCGCCCGTTCGTCGTCCGCAAGTTCCAGTTCGATCACTTCCTCGATGCCCTCGCTGCCCAGCTTCACGGGCACCCCTACACAGACATCCCGCAGACCGTACTCGCCTTCCAGCATCACCGAGGCGGGCAGCACGCGGTTCTTGCCCTTCAGGACGGATTCCACCATCTGGACGACGGAGGCCGCCGGGGCGTAGTAGGCACTTCCCGTTTTGAGGTAGTTGACGATCTCCGCGCCGCCGTCGCGGGTCCGCTGCACGATGCGGTCGATGGCATCCCGGGGCAGCAACTCGGTGATGGGTATGCCGGAGACCGTGGTGTACCTGGGAATGGGGACCATGGTGTCGCCGTGCCCGCCGAGAATGATCGCCTGCGTGTCTTCCATGGAGACGCCGAGTTCCATGGCCACGAAGGACCGGTAACGGGCGCAGTCCAGCACGCCGGCCTGTCCGTAGACGCGCTTCCGACCGTACCCCGACACCTTGAGGGCGACATAGGTCATGACGTCCAGCGGGTTGCTGACCATCAGGATCTGGGCATCCGGCGCGTACTTCACGATGCTTTCGGTCACCGACGTGATGATCTCCGCGTTCTTCTTCAGCAGGTCGAGCCGGTCCATGCCCGGCTTGCGGGCCAGTCCGGCGGTGACCACCACGATTGCCGCGTCTTCCAGGGCCGCGAAATCATTGGAGCCTTCTATCGCCGAATCATAGCCCAGCACGGGTCCGGCTTCCATCATGTCCAGTCCCTTGCCCTGCGGGATGCCGTCCACCACGTCGATAAGGGCGATGTCGCCCAGTTCCTTCTGCGCGGCGTACAGCGCAGCGGTCGCCCCCACGTTTCCCGCACCGACAATGCCGATCTTTACCATTTGTTCCTCCATGTATGAACGATGTATCGAGTTTCCTTCGACTTTAACGGGCCGGATCCATATCGATCAACAGTGATGCGTCGATGGGATGGTAATGATCCGCGGTTTCCATCAGGTCCCGCGCTGTGTTGTGCGGGAAGGAGAACACCTCCACGCGCGGGCCCAGTTCCTTGAGCAGCTGAATCAGCGACACGAAATCCCCGTCGCCGCTTGCCAGGATGACGACATCGACCTTCTCGGCAATTCTGATCATGTCGATGGCCATCTCCATGTCCCAGTCGCCTTTCGCCGAGCCGTCGCTGCGCCGGCGGAGGTCCTTCCGCTTCACCTCGTAGCTGAACTGTTCCAGCATGGTGACGAATCCGCTCTGGTCCACCTCCGGGGTCTGGATCACGTAGGCGTAGGCGCGTATCAGCCGGCGATCGTTCACGGCGGCCTGCATGAGCTTCTCGAAATCCACCCGCGCCGCAATCCCGTGCTGTTGCCGGGCGGCATACCACATGTTCTGCACGTCGATGAAGTGGGCTACCCTTTCAGATTCCGCGCCGCCTTCTTCTCTGAACTGTTCGATCCGTCGCTGCATCTCCCTGACGCGGTCTTCCAGGATCCGATTCCGTTTTTCGAGGTCCGCGCCGTACCGGCGGGCTTCGATCAGCGCCGGGTCGGTGTCCTCCATCGGGCGGGCGTCCTCCATCGGACGGGCGTCCTCCATCGGACGGGCGTCCTCCGGTCCGCCGTTCAGGACGGGATCGTCCCGCAGGTAGGGGGACGCCGTCTCCTCCGATACGCCGGACCGGGGTTGAAAGGCCGGAATCCGGTTCAACCGTTCGATGGCCGGCGCGTAAACCGCCTCCCGTTCGTCCAGCAACATGGCAAAGGTCATCCGGCCGCACTCCCGGGTATAGGCGTCGGTCCGGTCACTCAGCAGGGAGTTGATGCCTTCGGGGGACGATCTACCGATCTGTTCGATCTCCCGTGAACTGGTTTGGACCAGGGTCCGGATGACCTGCGCGGCAGTGACTTCCCGCTCGAAGCAGTCCCCGGCGAGTTGGGCGGCGAGCGTGTACATCGGTGCTGTCGCCAGGTCCCGCACATCCTGGACCAGTCCGCAGATGTGCAGCAGCTTGACGATCAACTGACGGTCGAGGGCGAGTTCCAGGACCCGGGCAAGCCCCTTTTCGTCGATCCTGCTGAAAAGATGCCGGTAGTCTGCCAGCGCTGTTTTCGAGTTTTCCATGGTTCCGCCGTGCGTTCGACAGGTTGCCGCGGCGCTTCGCGTGCTTTCGGCAGGTCGCCGCGGAGCTTCGCGGTCGGTCAACCCGCCAGGGACGACAACCCCTCTTCTACCCGGTCCATGCCCTTTTCGATCACGTCCAGGGTGGTTGCGTAGGAAAACCTCAGGCATCCCTCCGATCCGAAGGCGGCGCCCGGCGCCGAGATCACCTGGTACGCCTCCAGCAGGTACATGGCCAGGTCCAGCGATCCTTCGATGGGGCTGCCGTCGGGCCGTCTGCGGCCCGTATATGCCGAAAGGTCGGGGAAGACGTAGAACGCGCCGCCGGGACGGGCGCACGCCACGCTTCCCATGTTCTGCAGCCTTCCCATGATGTAGTTCCGCCGGCGGTCGAACGCCCCGATCATGGGGGGCAGGAAGTCCTCGGGGCCGGTCAGCGCGGCAATGGCCGCGTGCTGGGTGATGGTGCTCGGATGCAACACCGTCTGCCCCTGGAATTTCGAGACCAGCTCCATCACCTCGGCGGGGCCGGCGGCGTAACCCAGGCGCCAGCCGGTCATGGCGTACGCCTTGGAAAGTCCGTTGACCACCAGCGCCTGTTCCTTCATCTGCGGATGGAGGGCCGCGATGCTTACGTGGCGATGGCCGTCATAGAGGATCTTCTCGTACAGTTCGTCCGTGATGACGTATATCCCG encodes the following:
- a CDS encoding NYN domain-containing protein, with amino-acid sequence MENSKTALADYRHLFSRIDEKGLARVLELALDRQLIVKLLHICGLVQDVRDLATAPMYTLAAQLAGDCFEREVTAAQVIRTLVQTSSREIEQIGRSSPEGINSLLSDRTDAYTRECGRMTFAMLLDEREAVYAPAIERLNRIPAFQPRSGVSEETASPYLRDDPVLNGGPEDARPMEDARPMEDARPMEDTDPALIEARRYGADLEKRNRILEDRVREMQRRIEQFREEGGAESERVAHFIDVQNMWYAARQQHGIAARVDFEKLMQAAVNDRRLIRAYAYVIQTPEVDQSGFVTMLEQFSYEVKRKDLRRRSDGSAKGDWDMEMAIDMIRIAEKVDVVILASGDGDFVSLIQLLKELGPRVEVFSFPHNTARDLMETADHYHPIDASLLIDMDPAR
- the dprA gene encoding DNA-processing protein DprA; the encoded protein is MTDLSMTDRSLADLASWLTLARVPGVGASRFHALLSRFGSPAAVLSATLDELAETEGVGPRIARAVRGHRDQAFVDRQLHLLDRHDARIVTFRDRDYPERLREIYDPPPLLFVSGGWKVEDEQSIAIVGTRFTTAYGRRMAEAFSAELSAYGFTVVSGLARGVDTLAHRTALRGNGRTVAVLGSGLDRPYPAENRKLMASIREHGAVLTEHPFGTGPDAVHFPQRNRIISGSTLGTIVVEAGKRSGALITARFALDQGREVFAVPGPLNAAGSEGVNRLIKDGTAKLIQRVEDVINELAPRLGFEPTRSEPEPAGPDFELPPVEASMYGQVTSDPKHIDHLATALSLTSSQALGVLLALELKGAVRQLPGMRFVRS
- the icd gene encoding NADP-dependent isocitrate dehydrogenase — its product is MAAQPPAGGKHITIDDRGVLNVPDQPVIPFIEGDGTGPDIWRTAQRVFDAAVDKAYGGDRRIAWHEVLAGEKAFNLTDSWLPDETVDSFREYLVGIKGPLTTPVGGGIRSLNVALRQILDLYVCLRPVRWFTGVPSPVRHPEKVDMVIFRENTEDVYAGKEQEAYSDEAARLIAFCREQFGWEIRSDSGIAIKPVSETGSKRLIRAAVEYAIARNRKSVTLVHKGNIQKFTEGAFQKWGYELAKEEYPDRLVSWDECGGDVPDGKILVKDAIADIFLQQILTRPDEFDVIATMNLNGDYISDALAAQVGGIGIAPGGNINYKTGHAVFEATHGTAPKYANQDKVNPGSVILSGELMLRYLGWDEAADLIIQGIEKAIGSRIVTYDFARLMDGAQEVKCSEFGTAIIERMQA
- a CDS encoding pyridoxal phosphate-dependent aminotransferase, with amino-acid sequence MPSIRPLSRKLDRIAPSATTVLNERAIAMKRDGVEVFNFAVGEPDFPTPDHIKEAGMAAIRDNITRYTPATGILNLKEAICRKLARDNGLEYAPNQIATTSGGKHALYNLLYVICDEGDEVLVPAPYWVSYPEMVKLAGAVPVVLDTGPGDAFKVSAGQVRSAITPKTKALLLNSPSNPTGMVYSRDELAAIAEVVMEAGIYVITDELYEKILYDGHRHVSIAALHPQMKEQALVVNGLSKAYAMTGWRLGYAAGPAEVMELVSKFQGQTVLHPSTITQHAAIAALTGPEDFLPPMIGAFDRRRNYIMGRLQNMGSVACARPGGAFYVFPDLSAYTGRRRPDGSPIEGSLDLAMYLLEAYQVISAPGAAFGSEGCLRFSYATTLDVIEKGMDRVEEGLSSLAG
- the mdh gene encoding malate dehydrogenase, giving the protein MVKIGIVGAGNVGATAALYAAQKELGDIALIDVVDGIPQGKGLDMMEAGPVLGYDSAIEGSNDFAALEDAAIVVVTAGLARKPGMDRLDLLKKNAEIITSVTESIVKYAPDAQILMVSNPLDVMTYVALKVSGYGRKRVYGQAGVLDCARYRSFVAMELGVSMEDTQAIILGGHGDTMVPIPRYTTVSGIPITELLPRDAIDRIVQRTRDGGAEIVNYLKTGSAYYAPAASVVQMVESVLKGKNRVLPASVMLEGEYGLRDVCVGVPVKLGSEGIEEVIELELADDERAALRASASVYQESLDELGI
- the obgE gene encoding GTPase ObgE, with product MFVDFARIHVKAGRGGNGCCSFRREKNVPRGGPDGGHGGDGGHVVLQVDPGKRTLLDFQYQHLYRARNGTHGQGKDMHGRNAPDLVIGVPPGTIVKDRESGSVISDMVGEDQTLVIARGGHGGRGNSAFATSTNRAPRRWEEGHPGEERQLELELKLIADVGLVGHPNAGKSTLLSRLSAMRPKIADYPFTTLEPNLGIVKLGDYDRFVLADIPGLIEGAHEGKGLGHQFLRHIERTRILVFLLDTSQPDPVHDYEVLVNELRQFNPILLSRPALVVFSKLDLIVDRSVLDGLVVDPVRAKHAGQRNNPVLAISSATGEGIPELLGEIRQILHEIGSDSPD